GCCAGGTTCCCCACGATGATGCTGTGGTGGTACGTCCCGGGCGCCTCCACCAGCAACCTCCTCAGAAGCGGCTGGGTGGGATTGGAGAGCTCCAACAGCCTGATGGAGGAGGTCATCCTGAACAGGTTCTCGAAAAAGGGTAGGAACCCGATGGTCACAACCGTGGACAGGACGCCGTTTATGAGGCCTAGGTACCAGAAGGCCGAGATCGACGGGTCCCCGGCAGTAGGCCCGATGGCCGCGATCGCCAGCGCGCCCACAGCGCCGACCACGGTGCCCGCCCGCATGAGGTCGGAACGCTCGGATATCCTGGTGACGCAGAAAGTACCTGCGAGCCCCGAGATGGTGGCAGCCGCGGTCACAGGAAAAGAGCCTCCCGCGATGAGCCCAGTCAGGGCTCCGAACACAACCGCAGAGAGAGCCGAGAGCCTTGCATCCACGAGCACGGCCACGAGCATGGTCCCGAGGCTCGCGGGCACAAGAAAACCAGCGCCTGGCCACGGAATGGAGCATATCACGGCGGCCGCGAGCGCGATGAGCACCACGATCGTTCCCAGGAGCAAAAGGAGTTTCGCGTCGTAGAACACGTCCCGCCGGTGAAGGTACAGGTACGCTCCGATCACAGCTAGCAGTAGTGCTACGAGAACGAAGATGCTCCCCAGCATGAACGGGTTAAACCGGGGCGCCAAAAGCCCGAGATCCTGAAGTATGGCAATGTGGTCCTCGGTGGCTATCTCGCCGCGTCTGATGACCACCTGGCCCTTCAAGATCATCACCGGCTTCACCTGCCGGATGGCGGCCTCGCGTGCCTTCTCCACCTTGCCCGGGTTGAGCACGAGGTTCGGGCTTATCTGGCTTGCGACGACCTCGCTCACCGCCTTCTGGGTCGCGCCGGGCAATCCCAGGGACTCCACAGCATCGCTGGCCCGCTTCGTCGCGGCGTCAAGCGTCTCCTTGCTCACCCGCATTTCTCGCATGATCCGCCCGGCCACCGACTTCGCGGTCGCCCTCGCCTCATCGAATTCTTCCTGCGAAAGGCCTATCAGTGTTGAAATGGTCTCGCGAGACAGATTCGTACCGAAATCAGCTGCGGTCTTGGCGGCCAGCTTAGACACGGCGGCTTCGACATCAGCGCTTCGCGGCGCGCGTTCCCCTCCCTGACTCTCCGCACCCTGTTGCGCCAGTCCCAGCTTCCCGCGTTCGTCGGCGATGGCGTCGAATATGAGGTCTATGGTGTCTTCCGCGCTTATGCTGGCGGCGAGGCTGATGTCGTAGTTGGCGGGCGAGGCGTTGGCCTCTTTGATCGCCTCCCTCGCGGCCTCCTCGCGGAGGCGTTCCGTGGCGGGTCGGTTGATTATGTCGCGCGACGCCTCAACATCAACGCGGCTGGGCTGGCCGACCTCGAGCTCCACGCGTCTAGGGACGAGCACCGCGGAAACGATCGCGACAAGCGCAAGGGTGACCGCCGCCACAACCAGGGCGCGGTGTAGCGCGGGGTCTCGCCACAGGCCACTCCCCCTCTCGGCAGACGGCTGCGACGGCTGCGTCATGCTTGCAGCAGGCTTTCCCGTCGGAATGGGCATACACCTCCCCCCTAGACCTCTTCCTTCTCCCGCTCGTACCTCTCGTAAGCTCTTATGACCTTCTGGACGAGCTCGTTTCGGACCACATCCCTGTCAGTAAGATAGACAAACTCCACGCCGTCCACGCCAGCCAGGATGTGCTGAACTTCCTCGAGCCCCGAGAACTTGCGGCTGGGGAGGTCAGTCTGGGTAAGGTCCCCGGTCACGACGACCCTTGAGCCAAACCCCATCCTCGTCAGAAACATCTTCATCTGCTCGTGCGTGGTGTTCTGGGCCTCGTCCAGGATGATGAAGGAGTCGTCGAGCGTTCGCCCGCGCATGTACGCAAGGGGGGCTATCTCGATGATACCTCTCTCCAAATGCTTTCTGAACGTGTCAACGCCGACTATGTCGTAGATCGCGTCGTAAAGGGGTCGAAGGTATGGGTCCACCTTCTCCTGGAGATCCCCGGGCAAGAAGCCCAGCTTCTCGCCAGCCTCGACCACGGGACGCGTCAGAACGATCCGTGATATCTCCTTGTTTTTCAGGGCCGCGATGGCCATCGCCATCGCGAGATACGTCTTGCCCGTGCCCGCCGGACCGATGGCGAAGACTATGCCAGACCTGCGCATAGCCTCCACGTACCTCTTCTGGCCCAAGGTCTTGGGGCATATCCGCTTGCCTCTGGTCGTGACTTGGATGACGTCGCTCATGACGTCCGAGAGGCTTG
Above is a genomic segment from Bacillota bacterium containing:
- a CDS encoding HDIG domain-containing protein; translated protein: MPIPTGKPAASMTQPSQPSAERGSGLWRDPALHRALVVAAVTLALVAIVSAVLVPRRVELEVGQPSRVDVEASRDIINRPATERLREEAAREAIKEANASPANYDISLAASISAEDTIDLIFDAIADERGKLGLAQQGAESQGGERAPRSADVEAAVSKLAAKTAADFGTNLSRETISTLIGLSQEEFDEARATAKSVAGRIMREMRVSKETLDAATKRASDAVESLGLPGATQKAVSEVVASQISPNLVLNPGKVEKAREAAIRQVKPVMILKGQVVIRRGEIATEDHIAILQDLGLLAPRFNPFMLGSIFVLVALLLAVIGAYLYLHRRDVFYDAKLLLLLGTIVVLIALAAAVICSIPWPGAGFLVPASLGTMLVAVLVDARLSALSAVVFGALTGLIAGGSFPVTAAATISGLAGTFCVTRISERSDLMRAGTVVGAVGALAIAAIGPTAGDPSISAFWYLGLINGVLSTVVTIGFLPFFENLFRMTSSIRLLELSNPTQPLLRRLLVEAPGTYHHSIIVGNLAEAAAEAVGADSLLVRVGSYYHDVGKMKRPYFFVENQLMQDNPHDKIAPTLSTLVITSHVKDGVELASRYRLPEAIVDIIREHHGTSLVPYFYHKATDGGREEGVDEKDFRYPGPKPQSKEAAIVMLADSVEAAVRSLARPTPGRIEGLVRKIMKERLADGQFDECDLTLKDLDGVARAFVRVLTGIFHARIEYPETTLKDFEAKRA
- a CDS encoding PhoH family protein, whose translation is MALFGRRDETLRLVEKELGVTISSRGDDVAIDGDPAKVASARKVLAELLEIVRAGHRLTESDIRYAIELVRESSGTSLSDVMSDVIQVTTRGKRICPKTLGQKRYVEAMRRSGIVFAIGPAGTGKTYLAMAMAIAALKNKEISRIVLTRPVVEAGEKLGFLPGDLQEKVDPYLRPLYDAIYDIVGVDTFRKHLERGIIEIAPLAYMRGRTLDDSFIILDEAQNTTHEQMKMFLTRMGFGSRVVVTGDLTQTDLPSRKFSGLEEVQHILAGVDGVEFVYLTDRDVVRNELVQKVIRAYERYEREKEEV